The following proteins are encoded in a genomic region of Xanthomonas citri pv. mangiferaeindicae:
- a CDS encoding esterase, with protein MFYQMHELGRAWMKPWTLLADATARAYAPGGTWLSQLAGADQVAAANELLYRIGKDYEKPAFDIHSVEHNDRTYPVVQLDELELPFCKLLRFKRYTDDPAHLEVIRAQPRVLVVAPLSGHHATLLRDTVRTLLRDHKVYITDWVDARMVPTESGGFSLDDYVAYIETFIRHIGAEDLHVISVCQPTVPVLAAVSLMAARGEPTPRSLVMMGGPIDTRQSPTAVNNLATEKPLSWFQHNVIHPVPMNYPGRGRLVYPGFLQHMGFMAMNPERHLESHRAFYENLIKGDLEDAQAHRRFYDEYNAVLDMPAEYYLDTIRVVFQQHLLPRGRWVVAGEPVDPSRIAGTALLTVEGELDDISGEGQTRAAHTLCTGIAEADRAHLTVEGAGHYGIFSGRRWRNQVYPQVRDFIAAHGGSAATPRRAASKKPSAPRKSKRKNG; from the coding sequence CTGTTCTACCAAATGCACGAACTCGGCCGCGCGTGGATGAAGCCATGGACGTTGCTGGCCGACGCCACCGCGCGCGCCTACGCGCCCGGCGGTACCTGGCTGTCGCAACTGGCGGGCGCGGACCAGGTCGCCGCGGCCAATGAACTGCTTTACCGGATCGGCAAGGACTACGAGAAACCGGCCTTCGACATCCATTCGGTCGAGCACAACGACCGCACCTATCCGGTCGTGCAGCTCGACGAACTGGAGCTGCCGTTCTGCAAGCTGCTGCGCTTCAAGCGCTACACCGACGATCCGGCGCACCTGGAGGTGATCCGCGCCCAGCCGCGCGTGCTCGTGGTCGCGCCGCTGTCGGGCCACCACGCCACACTGTTGCGCGACACGGTGCGCACGCTGCTGCGCGACCACAAGGTCTATATCACCGACTGGGTAGACGCGCGGATGGTGCCCACCGAGTCCGGCGGGTTCTCGCTCGACGACTACGTCGCCTACATCGAGACCTTCATCCGTCACATCGGCGCCGAGGATCTGCATGTGATCAGCGTCTGCCAGCCCACCGTGCCGGTGCTCGCGGCGGTGTCGCTGATGGCCGCGCGTGGCGAGCCGACGCCGCGCTCGCTGGTGATGATGGGCGGGCCGATCGACACCCGGCAGTCGCCGACCGCGGTCAACAACCTGGCGACCGAAAAGCCGCTGTCGTGGTTCCAGCACAACGTCATCCACCCGGTGCCGATGAACTATCCCGGGCGCGGGCGCCTGGTGTATCCGGGCTTCCTGCAGCACATGGGCTTCATGGCGATGAACCCCGAACGCCACCTGGAATCGCACCGGGCGTTCTACGAAAACCTGATCAAGGGCGACCTCGAGGACGCGCAGGCGCACCGCCGGTTCTACGACGAGTACAACGCGGTGCTCGACATGCCGGCCGAGTACTACCTCGACACGATCCGCGTGGTGTTCCAGCAGCACCTGCTGCCACGCGGACGCTGGGTCGTGGCCGGCGAGCCGGTCGATCCGTCGCGCATCGCCGGCACTGCGCTGCTGACGGTCGAGGGCGAGCTCGACGACATCTCCGGTGAAGGCCAGACACGCGCGGCGCACACGCTGTGCACCGGCATCGCCGAGGCCGACCGCGCTCACCTCACCGTCGAGGGCGCGGGCCACTACGGCATCTTCAGCGGCCGCCGCTGGCGCAACCAGGTCTACCCGCAGGTCCGCGACTTCATCGCCGCGCATGGCGGGTCGGCCGCAACGCCGCGGCGCGCTGCATCAAAGAAGCCATCGGCCCCGCGCAAGAGCAAGCGCAAAAACGGCTGA
- a CDS encoding methyltransferase produces the protein MAKQYDRAYFDRWYRAGDIGGPARLARKVALAVATAEYHLERPLRSVLDIGCGEGAWRAPLLKLRPKAQYLGFDASTYAVGRHGRRRNLHLARFGDFAMLRPCPPVDLLVCSDVMHYLDTRELDRGLPGLAELCGGVAFLETFAREDGAEGDDDGFRQRPARFYRTRFAGVGFRPLGSHCWLSPALADAATALELAPKSS, from the coding sequence ATGGCCAAGCAGTACGACCGTGCCTACTTCGACCGCTGGTACCGCGCCGGCGACATCGGCGGGCCGGCGCGCCTGGCGCGCAAGGTCGCGCTCGCGGTCGCGACCGCCGAATACCATCTCGAACGTCCGCTGCGCAGCGTGCTCGATATCGGCTGCGGCGAAGGCGCCTGGCGCGCGCCGTTGCTGAAATTGCGCCCCAAGGCGCAGTACCTGGGCTTCGATGCCAGCACCTACGCGGTCGGTCGGCACGGACGCAGGCGCAACCTGCACCTTGCTCGGTTCGGCGATTTCGCGATGCTCCGGCCCTGCCCCCCGGTCGATCTGCTGGTGTGCAGCGACGTCATGCACTACCTGGACACGCGCGAACTCGATCGCGGCCTGCCCGGACTGGCCGAGCTGTGCGGCGGTGTCGCGTTCCTGGAGACATTCGCCCGAGAGGACGGCGCCGAAGGCGACGACGACGGCTTCCGGCAGCGTCCGGCCCGCTTCTACCGCACCCGGTTCGCAGGCGTTGGATTTCGCCCGCTTGGCTCGCATTGCTGGCTCTCGCCGGCCCTGGCCGACGCCGCCACGGCGCTCGAACTGGCGCCGAAGAGCAGCTGA
- a CDS encoding alkaline phosphatase, translating into MRVFSAGIACTLTLLCAACASIDAPAPPQAGTALHVDVPVAARPADETAQWWYRSGAARAAGNGAMAGNAKNVIVFLGDGMSLTTVAAARILEGQRNGGTGEEHQLSWEHFPHTGLSKTYNTDSQTPDSAGTMTAVATGVKSHMGAIGVSAGDRTDCADSQGRHLQSWLRLAAEAGLATGIVTTARLTHATPAATYAHVPDRNWESDVDMPEAARAAGCRDIASQFVDAARDGYGPRVALGGGARPFLPDAEVMPGIRGQRRDGRNLVEEWQAARPDGAFVWTTRQLQAARASSSVLGLFGLSHMDYEHDRDTGPDGQPDLETMTRFAIDALSRDGKGYVLLVEGGRIDHANHAGNAFRALDETVSMSRAVQAAAELTSAEDTLILVTADHSHTLNFVGYPARGNPILGKVRGRTGEDGDPNAYALDATGLPYTTLSYANGPGYTGASDQQPAGPKTHPHAPRSVEPAQGRPDLRAVDTEHPDYMQEALVPMKSESHGGDDVGIWARGPGSDAVRGTMEQNAIYHIIVQATPALRAQLCANGHCNADGVPVELPKPAPARTH; encoded by the coding sequence ATGCGCGTTTTCTCCGCGGGCATCGCCTGCACCTTGACCCTGCTCTGCGCCGCCTGCGCCTCCATCGACGCCCCCGCGCCGCCCCAGGCCGGCACCGCACTGCACGTCGACGTCCCCGTCGCCGCCCGTCCCGCCGACGAGACCGCGCAATGGTGGTACCGCAGTGGCGCTGCGCGTGCGGCGGGCAATGGCGCGATGGCCGGGAACGCGAAGAACGTCATCGTCTTCCTCGGCGACGGCATGAGCCTGACCACGGTCGCCGCGGCCCGCATTCTCGAAGGCCAGCGCAACGGCGGCACCGGCGAGGAACACCAGTTGAGCTGGGAGCACTTCCCGCACACCGGGTTGAGCAAGACCTACAACACCGATTCGCAGACGCCCGACTCGGCCGGCACCATGACCGCGGTCGCCACCGGTGTGAAGTCGCACATGGGCGCGATCGGCGTCTCGGCCGGCGACCGCACCGACTGCGCCGACAGCCAGGGCCGGCACCTGCAGTCGTGGCTGCGCCTGGCCGCCGAGGCCGGTCTTGCGACCGGCATCGTCACGACCGCGCGGCTGACCCATGCCACCCCCGCCGCGACCTACGCCCACGTACCGGACCGCAACTGGGAAAGCGATGTCGACATGCCCGAGGCCGCACGCGCGGCCGGCTGCCGCGACATCGCCAGCCAGTTCGTCGACGCGGCGCGCGATGGCTACGGCCCGCGCGTCGCCCTGGGCGGCGGTGCGCGTCCGTTCCTGCCCGATGCTGAGGTGATGCCCGGCATCCGCGGCCAACGCCGTGATGGACGCAACCTCGTCGAAGAGTGGCAGGCGGCCCGGCCCGATGGCGCATTCGTCTGGACCACGCGGCAGCTGCAAGCGGCGCGTGCATCGTCGTCGGTGCTGGGGCTGTTCGGCCTCAGCCACATGGACTACGAGCACGACCGCGACACCGGGCCTGATGGCCAGCCCGACCTGGAAACGATGACGCGCTTCGCGATCGACGCCCTCTCGCGCGACGGCAAGGGCTATGTGCTGCTGGTCGAGGGCGGCCGCATCGATCACGCCAACCACGCCGGCAACGCGTTCCGCGCCCTGGACGAGACCGTTTCGATGTCGCGCGCGGTGCAGGCCGCAGCCGAGCTGACGTCTGCCGAGGACACCCTGATCCTGGTCACCGCCGACCACTCGCATACGCTGAACTTCGTCGGCTACCCGGCGCGCGGCAACCCGATTCTGGGCAAGGTCCGCGGCCGCACCGGCGAGGACGGCGATCCCAATGCCTACGCGCTCGATGCCACCGGCCTGCCCTACACCACGCTGTCCTACGCCAACGGCCCGGGCTACACCGGCGCCAGCGACCAGCAACCGGCCGGCCCCAAGACCCATCCGCATGCCCCCCGCAGCGTCGAGCCTGCGCAGGGACGGCCGGACCTGCGCGCAGTCGACACCGAGCATCCCGATTACATGCAGGAGGCGCTGGTACCGATGAAGAGCGAATCGCACGGCGGCGACGACGTCGGCATCTGGGCGCGCGGTCCGGGCAGCGACGCAGTGCGTGGGACGATGGAGCAGAACGCGATCTACCACATCATCGTGCAGGCCACGCCGGCCTTGCGTGCGCAGCTGTGCGCGAACGGCCACTGCAACGCCGACGGCGTGCCGGTCGAACTGCCGAAGCCCGCGCCGGCGCGTACGCACTGA
- a CDS encoding two-component response regulator — protein sequence MTLTIALLEDDDMLRERILLPRLADFGFQIEGMASAAELEMRLRRGVPDIVVLDVGLPDASGYDVARSLRMRHPRMGIVMLTARRDTPDRVRGLNEGADAYLAKPVEIDLLAATLHSLARRLHGDAPSPAPADGWRLADNGWRLVGPSGHGAALTKSERRMLQCLVEAEGETVARDRLIAAVSDNVHDFDPHRLDTLIYRLRRKVAEACGDVLPLSAVHGEGYVLTSLR from the coding sequence ATGACGCTGACCATTGCGCTGCTCGAAGACGACGACATGCTGCGCGAGCGCATCCTGCTGCCGCGCCTGGCCGACTTTGGCTTTCAGATCGAAGGCATGGCCAGCGCCGCCGAACTCGAGATGCGCCTGCGTCGCGGCGTGCCGGACATCGTGGTACTGGATGTCGGCCTGCCCGACGCCAGCGGCTACGACGTCGCGCGGAGCTTGCGCATGCGCCATCCGCGGATGGGCATCGTGATGCTGACCGCCCGGCGCGATACGCCCGACCGGGTGCGCGGGCTCAACGAAGGCGCTGATGCCTATCTGGCCAAGCCGGTGGAGATCGACCTGCTGGCGGCGACCCTGCACAGCCTCGCCCGTCGCCTGCACGGCGATGCGCCGTCGCCGGCACCGGCCGATGGCTGGCGACTGGCCGACAACGGCTGGCGTCTGGTCGGGCCCAGCGGCCACGGCGCGGCGCTGACCAAATCCGAGCGGCGGATGCTGCAGTGCCTGGTCGAAGCCGAGGGCGAGACGGTCGCGCGCGACCGCCTGATCGCCGCGGTCTCCGACAACGTCCACGATTTCGACCCGCATCGGCTCGACACGCTGATTTACCGCCTGCGCCGAAAAGTTGCCGAGGCCTGCGGCGACGTCCTGCCGTTGTCGGCGGTGCACGGCGAAGGTTACGTGCTGACCTCGCTGCGCTGA
- a CDS encoding protease, with protein MNKTSISVALAAVLAGALGAQVADAARTPTKIVPRIDVAPPAEAASDRIVVRYAQARIASTDRTGKLQVATAAIRRAGLERPVATGRAAKALPALQVGHLRTTAVGYDVLRLSRPLSARDLQALVTELAADPAVASVHVDRRMRATGVDKRTVTPQLTPNDEFFASHQWHLQGSAGAINVANAWDRSTGAGVVVAVLDTGILAEHPDFADNILPGYDFITDPFVSRRETADRVPGALDHGDWNPVAGECYSGSPVIDSTWHGTHVAGTVAEATHNGIGGAGVAYDAQVLPVRVLGRCGGYDSDIADAIVWASGGAVEGVPENVHPAEVINLSLGGQGTCEAMTQAAIDSAVARGSVVVVAAGNYNDDAQRYSPANCKNVITVGANRINSGRAYYSNFGAVVDVSGPGGGGEFDTGNGGWNGYVLQTGYDGKTTPTSGQYLYTGLMGTSMAAPHVSGIAALVQSALVAQDRPPLTPAEMELLLKRTARPFNVPPPANTPIGVGIVDATRALEKALETPCDPATETCELGTQLFNGADVTGLASNGEGALFRFEAQAGRTLTLMTLAGRGDVTLHARYGAPPTSTDYEFRSARAGSNIETIRITAPKAGTYYLQLSGSYTGLTVVARQ; from the coding sequence ATGAACAAGACATCCATCAGCGTGGCCCTGGCCGCGGTTCTGGCCGGCGCGCTCGGCGCGCAGGTCGCCGATGCTGCCCGTACCCCCACCAAGATCGTGCCGCGCATCGATGTGGCGCCGCCGGCCGAGGCCGCGTCCGACCGTATCGTCGTGCGCTACGCGCAAGCGCGCATCGCCAGCACCGATCGCACCGGCAAGCTGCAGGTCGCGACCGCCGCGATCCGCCGCGCCGGGCTCGAGCGTCCGGTCGCCACCGGCCGCGCGGCCAAGGCGCTGCCGGCGCTGCAGGTCGGCCATCTGCGCACGACCGCGGTCGGCTACGACGTGCTCCGGCTGTCGCGGCCGCTGTCCGCGCGCGACTTGCAGGCGCTGGTGACCGAACTGGCCGCCGATCCGGCGGTGGCCTCAGTGCACGTGGACCGGCGCATGCGCGCGACCGGCGTGGACAAGCGCACCGTCACGCCGCAGCTCACCCCCAACGACGAATTCTTCGCCAGCCACCAGTGGCACCTGCAGGGCTCGGCCGGCGCGATCAACGTCGCCAACGCCTGGGACCGCTCGACCGGTGCCGGCGTGGTGGTCGCAGTGCTCGACACCGGCATCCTGGCCGAGCATCCGGACTTTGCCGATAACATCCTGCCCGGCTACGACTTCATCACCGATCCCTTCGTGTCCCGGCGCGAGACCGCCGACCGCGTGCCCGGCGCGCTGGACCACGGCGACTGGAACCCGGTGGCGGGCGAGTGCTACAGCGGCTCGCCGGTGATCGACAGCACCTGGCATGGCACCCATGTGGCCGGCACGGTCGCCGAGGCGACCCACAACGGCATCGGTGGTGCTGGCGTCGCCTACGACGCGCAGGTGTTGCCGGTGCGCGTGCTCGGCCGCTGCGGGGGCTATGACTCCGACATCGCCGATGCGATAGTCTGGGCCTCGGGCGGCGCGGTCGAGGGCGTGCCGGAAAACGTGCACCCGGCCGAGGTCATCAATCTCAGCCTCGGCGGACAAGGCACGTGCGAGGCGATGACCCAGGCGGCGATCGACAGTGCGGTCGCGCGCGGCAGCGTGGTCGTGGTCGCGGCCGGCAACTACAACGACGATGCCCAGCGCTATTCGCCAGCCAACTGCAAGAATGTGATCACGGTCGGCGCCAACCGCATCAACAGCGGGCGCGCGTACTACTCCAACTTCGGTGCGGTGGTCGACGTCTCCGGCCCCGGCGGTGGCGGCGAGTTCGACACCGGCAACGGCGGCTGGAACGGTTACGTGCTGCAGACCGGCTACGACGGCAAGACCACGCCGACCTCCGGGCAGTACCTCTACACCGGGCTGATGGGCACCTCGATGGCGGCCCCGCATGTGTCGGGCATCGCTGCGCTGGTGCAGAGCGCGCTGGTCGCCCAGGACCGTCCGCCGCTGACGCCGGCCGAGATGGAGCTCCTGCTCAAGCGCACCGCGCGTCCGTTCAATGTGCCGCCGCCGGCCAATACGCCGATCGGCGTGGGCATCGTCGATGCGACCCGCGCGCTGGAGAAGGCGCTGGAGACCCCCTGCGATCCGGCCACCGAGACCTGCGAGCTCGGCACCCAGCTGTTCAATGGCGCCGACGTCACTGGCCTGGCCTCGAACGGCGAGGGCGCGCTGTTCCGCTTCGAGGCCCAGGCCGGTCGCACGTTGACGCTGATGACGCTGGCCGGCCGCGGCGACGTCACCCTGCACGCGCGCTATGGCGCACCGCCGACCTCGACCGACTACGAGTTCCGCTCGGCGCGTGCGGGCAGCAACATCGAGACGATCCGCATCACCGCGCCCAAGGCCGGCACGTACTACCTGCAGTTGAGCGGCAGCTACACAGGCCTGACTGTCGTCGCCCGTCAGTAG
- a CDS encoding amino acid:proton symporter, translating to MNAVAWWFRIPFWQRVLGAFVLGALAGWLLGPAAGTWLQPLGTLYVNLIRMIAVPLVFFAVINAVAALHGQQSIAALGGRTFGWFAATAVLAVGVGFAVAYTFNPGLGVAPGSLTVAADYTPREVPTPVEVLLSVVPTNPFAALSEGRILQVIFFAGLLGFALVKLGERVAALRTLVGQASDAMIQVTRFVLEMTPLGTFGLIAALVGTYGFEKLLPLGSFVIALYVACAAHIVIVYSGLLLVHGLNPLKFFRGAAPGMQVAFVSSSSLAAMPVALRAVTHNLGVNRDYAAFAVPLGATIKMDGCGAIYPTLASVFIAQYFGIELSFAQYAAILLASVLGSFGTAGVPGTAVVMATVVLSAAGLPLEGLGLLLAIDRILDMMRTMTNVTGQMLVPVLVARETGLLDRGVYEAASSNVGIDDTGADAPR from the coding sequence ATGAACGCAGTGGCATGGTGGTTCAGGATTCCGTTCTGGCAGCGCGTGCTCGGCGCCTTCGTGCTCGGCGCGCTGGCCGGCTGGCTGCTCGGGCCGGCAGCCGGCACCTGGCTGCAACCGCTGGGCACGCTGTACGTCAACCTGATCCGGATGATCGCGGTGCCGCTGGTGTTCTTCGCGGTCATCAACGCGGTCGCCGCCCTGCACGGGCAGCAATCGATCGCCGCGCTCGGCGGGCGCACCTTCGGCTGGTTCGCCGCGACCGCGGTGCTCGCGGTGGGCGTCGGCTTCGCCGTCGCCTACACCTTCAATCCCGGGCTCGGCGTGGCGCCGGGCTCGCTGACCGTGGCCGCCGATTACACCCCGCGCGAGGTGCCGACCCCGGTCGAGGTGCTGCTGAGTGTGGTGCCGACCAACCCGTTCGCAGCGCTGTCGGAAGGACGGATCCTGCAGGTCATCTTCTTCGCCGGCCTGCTCGGCTTCGCGCTGGTCAAGCTCGGCGAGCGCGTCGCTGCCCTGCGCACGCTGGTCGGCCAGGCGTCGGATGCGATGATCCAGGTCACGCGCTTCGTGCTCGAGATGACCCCGCTCGGCACCTTCGGCCTGATCGCCGCCCTCGTGGGCACCTATGGCTTCGAGAAGCTGCTGCCGCTGGGCAGTTTCGTGATCGCGCTGTACGTCGCGTGCGCCGCCCACATCGTCATCGTCTACAGCGGCCTGCTGCTGGTGCACGGGCTCAATCCGCTGAAGTTCTTCCGCGGCGCCGCGCCCGGCATGCAGGTCGCGTTCGTCAGTTCGTCGAGCCTGGCGGCGATGCCGGTCGCGCTGCGCGCGGTCACCCACAACCTGGGCGTGAACCGCGACTACGCCGCGTTCGCGGTGCCGCTGGGTGCGACGATCAAGATGGACGGCTGCGGCGCGATCTATCCGACGCTGGCCTCGGTATTCATCGCGCAGTATTTCGGCATCGAGCTGAGTTTCGCGCAGTACGCGGCGATCCTGCTGGCCTCGGTGCTCGGCAGCTTCGGCACCGCTGGCGTGCCGGGCACGGCGGTGGTGATGGCGACGGTCGTGCTGTCGGCGGCCGGTCTGCCGCTCGAAGGCCTGGGCCTGTTGCTGGCGATCGACCGGATCTTGGACATGATGCGCACGATGACCAACGTCACCGGGCAGATGCTGGTGCCGGTGCTGGTCGCGCGCGAGACCGGCTTGCTCGACCGCGGGGTCTATGAGGCGGCGAGCAGCAACGTCGGGATCGACGACACCGGCGCCGACGCGCCGCGCTGA
- a CDS encoding peptidase M16 → MLAAPAAAQPADWQLPIETRRLDNGLTVVVSQDRSSPTVGVSVVYHVGMRLEPENRTGFAHLFEHLMFQGTPIAPKGVFDRVIQGGGGRLNGSTRPDYTNYIETAPVSALAPILWLEADRMKTLDFSAQNLRNQQDVVKEEIRVNVQNQPYGLFFVFDINRLAFDKWANAHDGYGSFKDLEGATLADVQAFHRDYYGPNNAVVGIVGDIAPDEAFALVEQYFGDIPARATPARPDVSEPLNTRERREAQSDALAQVPALAVGWKMPPRGSADQAPMAVLAQLLAGGDASRLYQGLVKGREQLLNIDGGVGWPLGHAWDYDGPTLMTLFALYKPDVSPDAVLAAMDEEIARIVAEGVPAQTLAAAKTKLLADYVDGLEPFISRADELAKAQLLWGDAKTLNAVPGWVRSVTVADIQRVAKTYLTDGNRTVIDRVPAAMAPARGIAPPAAPAPAAPAQD, encoded by the coding sequence ATGCTGGCCGCGCCGGCGGCCGCACAGCCCGCCGACTGGCAACTGCCGATCGAGACCCGGCGCCTGGACAACGGCCTGACCGTCGTGGTGTCGCAGGACCGCAGCTCGCCCACTGTCGGCGTCAGCGTGGTCTATCACGTGGGCATGCGGCTCGAGCCCGAGAACCGCACGGGCTTCGCCCATCTGTTCGAGCATCTGATGTTCCAGGGCACGCCGATCGCACCCAAGGGCGTGTTCGACCGCGTGATCCAGGGCGGCGGCGGCCGGCTCAACGGCTCGACGCGGCCCGACTACACGAACTACATCGAAACCGCGCCGGTGTCGGCGCTCGCGCCGATCCTGTGGCTGGAAGCGGACCGGATGAAGACGCTCGACTTCTCTGCCCAGAACCTGAGGAACCAGCAGGACGTGGTCAAGGAGGAGATCCGCGTCAATGTGCAGAACCAGCCCTATGGGCTGTTCTTCGTGTTCGACATCAACCGTCTGGCGTTCGACAAGTGGGCCAACGCACATGACGGTTACGGCAGCTTCAAGGATCTCGAGGGCGCGACGCTGGCCGACGTCCAGGCCTTCCATCGCGATTACTACGGGCCCAACAACGCAGTGGTGGGCATCGTCGGCGACATCGCACCGGACGAGGCATTCGCGCTGGTCGAACAGTACTTCGGCGACATCCCCGCACGTGCGACGCCCGCGCGGCCGGACGTGTCCGAGCCCCTGAACACGCGCGAAAGGCGCGAAGCGCAGAGCGATGCGCTGGCGCAGGTGCCCGCGCTGGCGGTGGGCTGGAAGATGCCGCCGCGCGGCAGCGCCGACCAGGCGCCGATGGCGGTACTGGCGCAGTTGCTCGCCGGCGGCGACGCGTCGCGGCTGTACCAGGGACTGGTCAAGGGGCGCGAACAACTCCTCAACATCGACGGCGGAGTGGGCTGGCCGCTGGGGCACGCCTGGGACTACGACGGCCCGACGTTGATGACACTGTTCGCCCTCTACAAGCCCGATGTCTCGCCCGACGCCGTGCTCGCCGCGATGGACGAGGAGATCGCGCGGATCGTGGCCGAGGGCGTGCCGGCGCAGACGCTGGCTGCGGCCAAGACCAAGCTGCTGGCCGATTACGTCGACGGCCTCGAGCCGTTCATCTCGCGTGCCGACGAATTGGCCAAGGCGCAGTTGCTGTGGGGCGATGCGAAAACGCTCAACGCAGTGCCCGGCTGGGTGCGGTCGGTGACCGTGGCTGACATCCAGCGTGTCGCCAAAACCTACCTGACCGACGGCAACCGCACCGTCATCGACCGCGTGCCGGCCGCGATGGCCCCGGCGCGCGGGATCGCCCCGCCGGCCGCACCGGCCCCCGCCGCCCCCGCGCAGGACTGA
- a CDS encoding tetrameric acyl-CoA thioesterase, translating into MSPRLARLLFNLWPPFLFTGIRVTALTPGFSHARVELRRRWYNRNYVGTHFGGSLFAMTDPFWMVMTLRALGDDYVVWDKAAEIEFIRPGRGTVHATFDLDAATVDAIREATAHGDKHLRWFTTEVVDAAGEPVARVRKQIYVRRKRDRGSAPTPA; encoded by the coding sequence ATGTCGCCGCGCCTCGCCCGTCTGCTGTTCAATCTCTGGCCGCCGTTCCTGTTCACCGGGATCCGCGTCACCGCGCTGACGCCCGGGTTTTCGCATGCCCGGGTCGAGCTGCGCCGGCGCTGGTACAACCGCAACTACGTCGGCACCCACTTCGGCGGCAGCCTGTTCGCGATGACCGACCCGTTCTGGATGGTGATGACGCTGCGCGCGCTCGGCGACGACTACGTGGTCTGGGACAAGGCCGCCGAGATCGAATTCATCCGTCCCGGGCGCGGCACTGTGCATGCCACGTTCGATCTCGATGCGGCCACCGTCGACGCGATCCGCGAAGCGACCGCGCACGGCGACAAGCACCTGCGCTGGTTCACCACCGAGGTCGTCGATGCGGCCGGCGAACCGGTCGCCCGCGTGCGCAAGCAGATCTACGTGCGCCGCAAGCGCGACCGCGGCAGCGCCCCAACGCCCGCCTGA
- a CDS encoding thioredoxin, with protein MLLNGQAPTPERSPHIVDVTTETFESAVLQASLDVPVLVDFWAEWCGPCKTLGPVLEKLAAEYNGAFILAKVDVDKESQIAAAFQIRSVPTVFLIAGGQPVDGFPGALPEGQLREFLQRHGIVPAQGDGASPDDAAPLDPQAEVARLREAVAAEPDKAELRLDLALALLQTGAAQEVEGLLDGLPANLATDDRAVKARARLDFAALLADAPPIEALQAAIEREPADLRARHLLGVRQIVAGDAPAGLEQFIEMLRRDRDFEDGLPRKALIDAFRIVDDAELVGRYRRKMASLLF; from the coding sequence ATGCTGCTCAACGGCCAGGCCCCCACTCCCGAACGCTCGCCCCATATCGTCGATGTCACCACCGAGACCTTCGAGTCGGCGGTGCTGCAGGCCTCGCTCGATGTGCCGGTTCTGGTGGACTTCTGGGCGGAATGGTGCGGCCCGTGCAAGACCCTGGGCCCGGTACTCGAAAAGCTGGCGGCCGAGTACAACGGCGCCTTCATCCTCGCCAAGGTCGACGTCGACAAGGAATCGCAGATCGCCGCGGCGTTCCAGATCCGCTCGGTGCCCACGGTCTTCCTGATCGCCGGTGGCCAGCCGGTGGATGGCTTTCCGGGCGCACTGCCCGAGGGCCAGTTGCGCGAGTTCCTGCAGCGCCACGGCATCGTGCCGGCGCAAGGCGATGGCGCCTCGCCCGACGACGCCGCCCCGCTCGATCCGCAGGCCGAGGTCGCGCGGCTGCGCGAGGCGGTGGCCGCCGAACCCGACAAGGCGGAGCTGCGGCTCGACCTGGCGCTGGCGCTGCTGCAGACCGGCGCCGCGCAGGAAGTCGAAGGCCTGCTCGACGGCCTGCCAGCCAACCTCGCCACCGACGATCGCGCGGTGAAGGCGCGGGCGCGCCTGGATTTTGCCGCGCTGCTGGCCGACGCGCCGCCCATCGAAGCCTTGCAGGCGGCGATCGAACGCGAACCTGCGGACCTGCGCGCCCGCCACCTGCTGGGCGTGCGTCAGATCGTCGCCGGCGATGCACCAGCCGGCCTGGAACAGTTCATCGAGATGCTGCGCCGCGACCGCGATTTCGAGGACGGCCTGCCGCGCAAGGCACTGATCGATGCGTTCCGCATCGTCGACGACGCCGAGCTCGTCGGCCGCTACCGCAGGAAGATGGCCTCGCTGCTGTTCTGA